One Camelina sativa cultivar DH55 chromosome 3, Cs, whole genome shotgun sequence genomic window carries:
- the LOC104771322 gene encoding protein cornichon homolog 4 yields the protein MGDIWSWLISFFFLIALVGIIVYQLVCLADLEFDYINPYDSASRINSVVLPEFIVQGVLCVFYLLTGHWFMALLCLPYLYYNFQLYSKRQHLVDVTEIFNLLNWEKKKRLFKLAYIILNLFLTIFWMIYSALDDYED from the exons atggGAGATATCTGGTCATGGcttatttccttcttcttcctcatagCTCTTGTCGGAATCATCGTCTATCAG CTTGTTTGTTTAGCGGATCTCGAGTTTGATTACATCAATCCATACGACTCTGCGTCGAGGATAAATTCTGTGGTTTTACCGGAGTTCATTGTTCAAGGAGTTCTATGTGTATTCTACCTCTTAACAGGACACTGGTTCATGGCACTCTTATGTCTACCTTATCTCTACTACAACTTCCAACT TTACTCGAAACGACAGCATTTAGTAGATGTCACCGAGATCTTCAACTTGCTTAACTGGGAAAAGAAGAAGCGGCTGTTTAAGCTTGCTTACATAATCCTTAACCTCTTTCTCACTATATTCTG GATGATTTATTCGGCGCTGGATGATTACGAGGACTAA
- the LOC109132206 gene encoding RNA polymerase II transcription factor B subunit 5-like yields the protein MVNAIKGVFVSCDIPMTQFIVNMNNSMPPSQRFIIHILDSTHLFVQPQVEQMIRSAISDFRDQNSYEKPTS from the exons ATGGTTAATGCAATCAAAGGAGTGTTCGTCTCCTG TGATATCCCGATGACACAGTTCATAGTTAACATGAACAATTCGATGCCTCCGTCTCAGAGATTCATAATTCATATACTTGATAGCACTCACTTGTTCGTGCAGCCACAGGTTGAGCAGATGATTCGCAGTGCTATTTCTGATTTTAGAGATCAAAACTCTTACGAGAAGCCCACTTCTTAG
- the LOC104771327 gene encoding ATP-dependent Clp protease proteolytic subunit-related protein 2, chloroplastic isoform X2: protein MIQSASFLASGYQNLNKEFYGRVHKSLQSGTGKASRSRVNMMPIGTPRVPYRNREEGTWQWVDIWNALYRERVIFIGQNIDEEFSNQILATMLYLDTLDDSRRIYMYLNGPGGDLTPSLAIYDTMKSLKSPVGTHCVGLAYNLAGFLLAAGEKGHRFAMPLSRIALQSPAGAARGQADDIQNEAKELSRIRDYLFNELAKNTGQPAERVFKDLSRVKRFNAEEAIEYGLIDKIVRPPRIKEDAPRQDESAGLG from the exons ATGATCCAATCTGCAA GCTTTTTGGCAAGTGGGTATCAGAATTTGAATAAGGAGTTCTATGGAAGAGTTCATAAGAGTCTGCAATCCGG GACTGGGAAAGCGAGCAGGTCACGGGTAAATATGATGCCTATAGGAACACCGAGAGTGCCctacagaaacagagaagaaggcACTTGGCAATGGGTTGATATATGGAATGCCCTT TATCGAGAGCGTGTAATTTTCATTGGACAAAACATTGATGAAGAGTTTAGCAACCAGATATTAGCTACCATGTTGTATCTTGATACTCTTGATGACTCTAGGAGGATTTATATGTACCTTAATGGTCCCGGTGGTGAT ctTACTCCAAGTCTAGCCATCTATGATACAATGAAGAGCTTGAAAAGTCCGGTTGGGACACATTGTGTTGGGCTTGCTTATAACCTTGCAGGTTTTCTTCTTGCTGCCGGAGAGAAG ggTCATCGGTTTGCGATGCCGTTGTCAAGAATTGCGCTCCAGTCACCAGCTGGTGCAGCCCGTGGTCAG GCTGATGATATccaaaatgaagcaaaagagctTTCAAGGATAAGAGACTACCTCTTCAATGAACTAGCCAAAAATACTGGCCAGCCTGCTGAAAGG GTCTTCAAAGACTTGAGCCGGGTGAAAAGGTTCAACGCAGAAGAAGCTATTGAGTATGGACTTATTGATAAGATTGTTAGACCACCGCGCATCAAAGAAGACGCTCCTCGCCAAGACGAAAGCGCAGGTCTCGGctag
- the LOC104771327 gene encoding ATP-dependent Clp protease proteolytic subunit-related protein 2, chloroplastic isoform X1, with product MAVSLNTTLHQPCLSPSCSVKLYSGLKPQSASFLASGYQNLNKEFYGRVHKSLQSGTGKASRSRVNMMPIGTPRVPYRNREEGTWQWVDIWNALYRERVIFIGQNIDEEFSNQILATMLYLDTLDDSRRIYMYLNGPGGDLTPSLAIYDTMKSLKSPVGTHCVGLAYNLAGFLLAAGEKGHRFAMPLSRIALQSPAGAARGQADDIQNEAKELSRIRDYLFNELAKNTGQPAERVFKDLSRVKRFNAEEAIEYGLIDKIVRPPRIKEDAPRQDESAGLG from the exons ATGGCGGTCTCGCTTAATACAACCCTTCACCAGCCTTGTCTGAGTCCCAG CTGTAGCGTCAAGCTTTATTCTGGTTTAAAGCCTCAATCTGCAA GCTTTTTGGCAAGTGGGTATCAGAATTTGAATAAGGAGTTCTATGGAAGAGTTCATAAGAGTCTGCAATCCGG GACTGGGAAAGCGAGCAGGTCACGGGTAAATATGATGCCTATAGGAACACCGAGAGTGCCctacagaaacagagaagaaggcACTTGGCAATGGGTTGATATATGGAATGCCCTT TATCGAGAGCGTGTAATTTTCATTGGACAAAACATTGATGAAGAGTTTAGCAACCAGATATTAGCTACCATGTTGTATCTTGATACTCTTGATGACTCTAGGAGGATTTATATGTACCTTAATGGTCCCGGTGGTGAT ctTACTCCAAGTCTAGCCATCTATGATACAATGAAGAGCTTGAAAAGTCCGGTTGGGACACATTGTGTTGGGCTTGCTTATAACCTTGCAGGTTTTCTTCTTGCTGCCGGAGAGAAG ggTCATCGGTTTGCGATGCCGTTGTCAAGAATTGCGCTCCAGTCACCAGCTGGTGCAGCCCGTGGTCAG GCTGATGATATccaaaatgaagcaaaagagctTTCAAGGATAAGAGACTACCTCTTCAATGAACTAGCCAAAAATACTGGCCAGCCTGCTGAAAGG GTCTTCAAAGACTTGAGCCGGGTGAAAAGGTTCAACGCAGAAGAAGCTATTGAGTATGGACTTATTGATAAGATTGTTAGACCACCGCGCATCAAAGAAGACGCTCCTCGCCAAGACGAAAGCGCAGGTCTCGGctag
- the LOC104771333 gene encoding ACT domain-containing protein ACR8 — protein sequence MAMKGYLDEYEKLVIRMNTPRVVIDNGVCSSATIVKVDSARRNGILLEAVQILTDLNLSIKKAYISSDGRWNMDVFHVTDLNGNKLNDQSVLRYIEQSIEKVYYGENIEVNGLTALELTGTDRIGLLSEMFAVLSDLNCDVVDAKLWTHNGRVASVIYLRDCSSGSPILDSLRISKIEGRLKNVLNGDNDFNSAAKTCVSVDSMMHIERRLHQLMFEDRDYEKRSKTQERSPMVVVTVQNWAERGYSVVNVHCRDRTKLLFDVVCTLTDMEYAVFHATINTADDQAHLEFYIRHKDGSPISSEAERQRVIQCLEAAVERRALEGVRLELKHPDKQGLLAQVTRTFRENGLNVTRTEISTSSDMATNIFYVTDANGDEPDSKLIESVREKIGLECLRVKEMPTVNHKKGDGEEQQQTKAVLVSLGSLVWRNLFNFGLIKSCS from the exons atggCTATGAAGGGTTATTTGGATGAGTATGAAAAGCTTGTTATTAGGATGAACACTCcaag gGTCGTTATCGACAATGGTGTTTGTTCTTCAGCGACAATCGTCAAG gTTGATAGTGCAAGAAGAAATGGTATACTATTAGAAGCTGTGCAAATTCTCACCGATTTGAATCTCTCCATTAAGAAAGCTTACATTTCTTCTGATGGAAGATGGAACATGGATg TCTTCCATGTGACTGACTTAAACGGAAACAAATTGAATGACCAGAGCGTCTTGAGATACATTGAACAG TCGATTGAGAAGGTTTACTACGGAGAAAATATTGAAGTAAACGGTTTAACAGCCTTAGAGTTAACCGGAACAGACCGAATCGGTTTACTCTCTGAGATGTTTGCGGTTCTCTCTGATCTCAACTGTGATGTGGTTGACGCTAAGCTGTGGACACACAACGGTAGAGTCGCTTCTGTGATCTATCTCAGAGACTGTAGCTCAGGATCACCGATTCTTGATTCTCTGAGAATTTCCAAGATCGAGGGACGGTTAAAGAACGTTTTGAATGGCGACAACGATTTTAACTCCGCTGCAAAGACTTgtgtctctgtggattcgatgaTGCACATAGAACGAAGGCTCCATCAGCTTATGTTTGAAGACAGAGACTACGAGAAGAGATCCAAGACACAAGAGAGATCTCCGATGGTTGTTGTGACGGTTCAGAATTGGGCTGAGAGGGGTTACTCTGTCGTTAATGTTCATTGTCGGGACCGAACCAAGCTTCTATTCGATGTGGTTTGTACGTTAACCGATATGGAATATGCCGTGTTCCATGCGACTATCAACACAGCTGATGACCAAGCTCACTTG GAATTTTACATCCGGCATAAAGATGGATCACCGATAAGTTCAGAAGCAGAGAGACAACGAGTGATTCAATGCTTAGAAGCTGCAGTCGAAAGAAGAGCCCTAGAG GGTGTGAGATTAGAGCTGAAACATCCTGACAAACAAGGTTTACTAGCCCAAGTAACGAGGACATTCAGAGAAAACGGACTGAATGTTACAAGAACAGAGATATCAACTAGTAGCGACATGGCTACAAACATATTCTATGTAACCGATGCAAATGGAGACGAACCCGACTCAAAGCTGATTGAATCGGTTAGGGAGAAAATCGGTTTGGAGTGTTTAAGAGTGAAGGAAATGCCAACGGTGAATCATAAGAAGGGAGATGGAGAAGAGCAACAACAGACCAAAGCAGTGTTGGTTTCACTCGGGAGTTTGGTTTGGAGAAATCTCTTCAACTTTGGTCTTATCAAATCATGTTCTTAG
- the LOC109130232 gene encoding uncharacterized protein LOC109130232 encodes MDGTMEPYFSPSLHISNCVTIKLTEQNYIIWKSQFESFLRTQALLGFVNGAVKPPAEKIPIRNNNTGRTEDILNPDFESWSKSDQVVKAWLLGSMTENVLRLLVGSATAQEVWETLISNFNRTSSSRLFELQRRLQNAEKLNKSMSDYLRGIKDICDQLASIGDSVSEKMKIFAALRGLGREYEPIITVIEDSMDRLPAPTYDNVISRLTGYDDRLQGYSVSTDVSPHLAFNTMRSSNYSNRGRGNRGRGRGSYSTRGRGFHQQFSSSTSSPRPVSTNENPVCQICGKRGHNAFECWYRFDEEYQQPAQPAINAAAFSALHITDVTEDNSWYPDSAATAHITSSAQRLQQTQPYHGTDMVMASHGNFLPITHVGSANLPTTSGNIPLKDVLVCPEIAKNLLSVSKLTKDYPCAVTFDDLDVIIKDKATHKLLTKGRENNGLYKLDDLKYQMLYSTRQIKTSDEVWHQRL; translated from the coding sequence atggacGGAACCATGGAACCTTATTTTTCCCCTTCTCTTCACATTTCAAACTGTGTTACTATAAAACTCACCGAACAAAATTACATCATTTGGAAGTCTCAGTTTGAATCATTTCTGCGCACTCAAGCCCTTCTTGGCTTTGTCAATGGAGCTGTCAAACCACCTGCTGAGAAGATTCCTATTCGCAACAACAATACTGGTAGAACCGAAGACATACTCAACCCAGATTTTGAAAGCTGGTCCAAATCTGATCAAGTAGTTAAGGCATGGCTGCTTGGCTCCATGACTGAGAATGTTCTGCGACTGTTGGTCGGCTCTGCAACTGCTCAAGAGGTATGGGAAACCTTAATCTCTAACTTTAACCGGACATCATCCTCTAGGCTATTTGAGCTACAAAGACGTCTGCAAAATGCtgaaaaactaaataaaagcaTGTCAGACTACCTTAGAGGAATCAAGGATATTTGTGATCAACTAGCTTCTATAGGAGACTCGGTTAGTGAAAAGATGAAGATATTTGCAGCTTTAAGAGGCTTAGGTCGTGAGTATGAGCCGATTATCACTGTTATTGAGGACTCAATGGATCGATTGCCTGCACCTACCTACGACAATGTGATATCTCGTCTTACCGGATATGATGATAGACTCCAAGGTTACTCTGTCTCCACTGATGTCTCACCACACTTGGCTTTCAACACTATGAGATCGTCTAACTACTCAAACAGAGGACGTGGAAACAGAGGTAGAGGACGAGGTAGTTACTCCACCAGAGGTCGTGGCTTTCACCAACAATTTTCATCCTCCACAAGCTCACCTCGACCTGTCAGCACAAATGAGAATCCGGTTTGTCAAATCTGTGGGAAAAGAGGACACAATGCTTTTGAGTGTTGGTACAGGTTCGACGAAGAATATCAACAACCGGCTCAACCTGCAATCAATGCAGCAGCTTTCTCTGCTCTCCACATTACTGATGTTACGGAGGACAACAGTTGGTATCCAGATTCTGCTGCAACGGCTCACATCACCAGCTCCGCTCAACGTCTTCAACAAACTCAGCCATATCATGGGACTGACATGGTAATGGCAAGTCATGGAAATTTCCTTCCAATCACCCATGTTGGTTCCGCCAATCTTCCCACAACGTCAGGTAACATTCCTCTCAAAGACGTGCTGGTTTGTCCTGAAATAGCAAAGAATCTACTGTCTGTTTCAAAGTTAACTAAAGATTATCCATGTGCTGTCACCTTTGATGATCTTGATGTTATTATTAAGGACAAAGCAACGCACAAACTCCTGACAAAGGGAAGGGAAAATAACGGTCTTTATAAGTTGGATGATCTGAAGTACCAGATGCTATACTCTACAAGACAGATCAAGACAAGTGATGAGGTGTGGCATCAAAGACTATGA
- the LOC104771350 gene encoding kinesin-like protein KIN-UA: MSTTSGNGAVNYRNGTHRSSLRTQPSSSGAQKPSVKSKSALRKSSPAALGGGGSKSGSGADAGVPGRVRVAVRLRPRNGEEMIADADFADCVELQPELKRLKLRKNNWDTDTFEFDEVLTEYASQKRVYEVVAKPVVEGVLDGYNGTIMAYGQTGTGKTYTLGQLGEEDVADRGIMVRAMEDILAEVSLETDSISVSYLQLYMETVQDLLDPSNDNIAIVEDPKSGDVSLPGATLVEIRDQQSFLELLQLGEDHRFAANTKLNTESSRSHAILMVNVRRSLKSSESNGNSHMTKSLKPPVVRKGKLVVVDLAGSERINKSGSEGHTLEEAKSINLSLSALGKCINALAENSSHVPFRDSKLTRLLRDSFGGTARTSLVITIGPSPRHRGETTSTIMFGQRAMKVENMVKLKEEFDYKSLSRRLEVQLDNLIEENERQQKAFVDEVERITVEAHNQIAEAESRYANALEEEKQRYQNDYMESIKKLEENWSKNQKKLAAERLALGEKNGLDITSNGNRSIAPALEEVSELKKLLQKEAQSKMAAEEEVNRLKQQLTELKKVEVSGNSEIMRLHKMLENETQQKEKLEGEIATLHSQLLQLSLTADETRRNLEQHGSEKSSGALRLPQIQDPGNAEKPPVARLFEQVGLQKILSLLEADDADVRIHAVKVVANLAAEEANQQQIVEAGGLTSLLMLLKNTEDETIHRVAAGAIANLAMNETNQELIMDQGGIGLLASTAANAEDPQTLRMVAGAIANLCGNDKLQTKLRSEGGIAALLGMVRCGHPDVLAQVARGIANFAKCESRASTQGTKRGKSLLIEDGALSWIVQNAKTETVAIRRHIELALCHLAQHEGNAKEMVKEGAIWELVRISRDCSREDIRSLAHRTLTSSPTFLTELRRLRVDIR, from the exons atgtcaACTACTTCAGGAAACGGAGCCGTAAATTACAGAAATGGGACTCATAGAAGCTCACTCAGAACTCAGCCCTCTTCTTCCGGTGCTCAGAAACCTTCTGTCAAATCCAAGTCTGCCCTTAGAAAAAGCAGCCCCGCCGCTCTTGGTGGTGGCGGCTCTAAGTCTGGAAGTGGTGCCGACGCCggtg ttcctGGTAGAGTTCGAGTAGCTGTTAGATTAAGGCCACGCAATGGCGAGGAAATGATCGCTGATGCTGATTTTGCTGATTGTGTTGAGTTACAGCCTGAG CTTAAGAGGTTGAAACTCCGGAAAAACAACTGGGACACTGATACATTTGAGTTTGATGAAGTGCTTACTGAGTACGCTTCACAGAAGAGGGTTTACGAAGTTGTGGCAAAACCTGTTGTGGAG GGTGTTTTGGATGGTTACAATGGGACAATAATGGCGTATGGCCAGACCGGTACTGGTAAGACATATACACTTGGGCAGCTCGGGGAAGAAGACGTAGCTGATCGTGGTATAATGGTCCGTGCTATGGAGGATATTTTAGCTGAAGTCTCTTTGGAGACTGATTCTATCTCTGTCTCCTATTTGCAG CTTTATATGGAGACTGTACAAGACCTTCTTGATCCGTCTAATGATAACATTGCAATAGTTGAGGATCCAAAAAGTGGAGATGTGTCTCTTCCAGGTGCCACCTTGGTCGAAATtagagatcaacaaagcttCTTGGAACTACTGCAACTCGGAGAAGATCACCGGTTTGCTGCTAACACCAAATTGAACACTGAGTCATCTCGTAGTCATGCTATCTTAATG GTAAATGTAAGGCGCTCTTTGAAATCAAGTGAAAGCAATGGGAATTCCCATATGACTAAATCTCTCAAGCCTCCTGTTGTCCGGAAGGGAAAATTAGTTGTGGTGGATCTTGCTGGCTCTGAACGTATCAATAAATCAG GAAGTGAAGGACACACACTAGAGGAAGCCAAATCTATCAATCTCTCTCTGAGCGCGCTGGGGAAATGCATCAATGCACTTGCTGAAAACAGTTCTCATGTTCCATTCCGTGATTCAAAGTTAACTAGATTGCTTAGAGATTCATTTGGAG GCACTGCAAGGACCTCCTTAGTTATTACAATTGGTCCTTCACCACGACATCGAGGGGAGACAACTAGCACTATAATGTTTGGGCAGAGG GCTATGAAAGTGGAAAACATGGTGAAGTTAAAGGAAGAGTTTGATTACAAAAGCTTGTCTAGAAGACTAGAGGTACAACTAGACAATCTAATTGAGGAAAATGAAAGGCAGCAAAAAGCATTTGTTGATGAAGTCGAAAGAATAACCGTAGAGGCGCATAACCAAATTGCTGAGGCTGAATCGAGATATGCCAATGCACTAGAG GAGGAAAAGCAAAGGTATCAAAATGATTACATGGAATCAATAAAGAAGCTGGAGGAGAACTGGTCAAAGAATCAGAAAAAGCTGGCTGCTGAAAGACTTGCACTTGGAGAGAAAAATGGACTGGACATTACATCAAATGGAAAT AGATCAATAGCCCCAGCCTTAGAGGAAGTCTCTGAACTGAAAAAGTTGCTTCAGAAAGAAGCTCAGTCGAAGATGGCGGCTGAAGAGGAAGTGAATAGGCTGAAACAGCAACTCACTGAACTTAAAAAGGTGGAAGTATCAGGAAATTCCGAGATCATGAGACTCCATAAGATGTTGGAAAATGAgacacaacaaaaagaaaaactagaaGGGGAAATAGCAACACTGCATTCTCAACTACTGCAATTGAGTCTTACTGCTGACGAG ACTCGACGAAACCTTGAGCAACATGGTTCAGAGAAAAGTTCTGGTGCATTAAGACTTCCTCAGATTCAAGATCCAGGAAATGCTGAGAAACCTCCTGTAGCTAGACTGTTTGAACAAG TGGGGTTGCAAAAGATCTTGTCTCTGCTTGAAGCTGATGATGCTGATGTGCGGATTCATGCTGTCAAAGTGGTAGCGAATCTGGCTGCTGAAG AGGCGAACCAGCAACAAATTGTGGAAGCTGGTGGTCTCACCTCCTTGCTGATGCTTCTGAAAAATACAGAAGATGAGACCATTCACAGAGTTGCAGCTGGTGCTATCGCTAATCTTGCaatgaatg AAACAAACCAAGAGCTGATCATGGATCAAGGAGGCATCGGTTTATTGGCCTCAACAGCAGCCAATGCTGAAGATCCTCAGACCCTCAGGATGGTTGCTGGAGCAATTGCAAATCTATGTGGAAACG ATAAATTGCAGACAAAACTAAGATCAGAAGGTGGGATTGCAGCTCTGTTGGGAATGGTCAGATGTGGACATCCTGATGTGCTTGCACAAGTTGCTCGCGGGATCGCAAACTTTGCGAAATGCGAGTCAAGAGCATCAACACAAG GAACTAAAAGAGGGAAATCACTATTAATAGAAGACGGTGCACTCTCTTGGATTGTACAAAATGCCAAAACCGAAACTGTAGCCATAAGACGACACATCGAGTTAGCTCTATGTCACTTAGCACAACACG AAGGAAATGCGAAAGAGATGGTGAAGGAAGGAGCAATATGGGAGCTGGTGAGGATCTCAAGAGACTGTTCGAGAGAAGACATAAGAAGTCTTGCCCATAGGACACTCACTTCAA GTCCCACTTTCCTCACTGAACTCAGACGTCTCCGTGTTGACATCCGATAA
- the LOC104771341 gene encoding pectinesterase inhibitor 1-like — translation MVTFYNKKNSLALLVVLLFLFVSSSYAKFSMMVTKSQIDTICTIKRINSSFCFEIFKANPEIARLNYSDLIKFLINYQAQYISDTLKFFKLSGGSSTDISSKYHVCVELYEYDFKERDNSLRYLAAKDYVSLNIWVGGTMTDAETCIDDLSTMKPIPQFFMKRSDTIGDMSSIILVVLECFLKEKKDRCYLNL, via the coding sequence ATGGTTacattttacaacaaaaaaaattcattggCTCTTTTAGtggttttactttttctttttgtctcatCATCATATGCAAAGTTTAGTATGATGGTTACAAAAAGCCAGATCGACACTATATGCACCATAAAACGAATCAattcttcattttgttttgagatttttaaagCAAATCCTGAAATTGCTAGATTGAATTATTCAGATCTCATTAAATTTTTGATCAATTATCAAGCTCAATATATTTCAGATACGCTGAAATTTTTCAAGTTATCCGGAGGTTCCTCGACAGATATTAGTTCTAAATATCACGTGTGTGTAgaattatatgaatatgatttCAAGGAACGTGATAATTCTCTCAGATATTTGGCTGCTAAGGACTATGTCAGTTTAAATATCTGGGTCGGTGGAACGATGACAGATGCGGAAACGTGTATTGATGATTTGTCAACAATGAAGCCAATACCACAATTCTTTATGAAGAGGAGTGATACTATTGGAGACATGTCTAGCATTATCTTGGTGGTTCTCGAAtgttttctaaaagaaaaaaaagacagatgTTATCTCaatctataa
- the LOC104771360 gene encoding zinc finger A20 and AN1 domain-containing stress-associated protein 1-like — protein sequence MGSEQNDGTSFCPSEPKLCVNGCGFFGSPSNMNLCSKCYRDILTKEEQAASAKVAVEKSLNPNKPKIQLQQSTPGVVVESGSSTSGGEAAPVDPPKPTATRCLSCNKKVGVTGFKCKCGSTFCGAHRYPESHDCEFDFKGLAREAIAKANPVVKADKVERI from the coding sequence ATGGGTTCTGAGCAAAACGACGGCACAAGCTTCTGTCCTTCAGAGCCAAAGCTCTGCGTCAATGGCTGTGGCTTCTTCGGAAGTCCATCGAACATGAACCTCTGTTCCAAATGCTACAGAGACATCCTAACCAAGGAGGAGCAAGCCGCTTCTGCTAAAGTCGCCGTCGAGAAATCTCTAAACCCTAATAAACCCAAAATCCAACTGCAACAGAGCACTCCCGGCGTTGTTGTCGAATCTGGCTCGTCAACGAGCGGCGGCGAAGCAGCTCCCGTGGATCCGCCGAAACCGACGGCGACTAGATGCTTGAGCTGTAACAAGAAAGTGGGCGTGACGGGTTTCAAGTGTAAGTGTGGGAGCACTTTCTGTGGTGCTCATAGATATCCAGAGAGCCATGACTGCGAATTCGATTTCAAAGGATTGGCCAGAGAAGCTATTGCTAAGGCTAATCCTGTCGTCAAGGCTGATAAGGTTGAGAGGATATGA